One segment of Cardiocondyla obscurior isolate alpha-2009 linkage group LG15, Cobs3.1, whole genome shotgun sequence DNA contains the following:
- the LOC139108586 gene encoding uncharacterized protein produces the protein MRNPALHLVGIASSPGGGEVFGSRAEEELRQWLEARLDALGIDPIAYSRFVLSLLRRPDSALSPPEEAIELGSGTGRRIRARPKAKLPTHGDGEQRQAVVQCLTSAADDKYGVDALVDELCIKLKELEGGNSYNEREESKKSRDEPKTNLDALTPRDKALRYYAAFPALQSVSIKKTSAQKDKNFTNSNNNKNYGNNLHNKNNSTRNKKTKMSINIESQRSEDKESFGFAKSMEREREKELDKLRLAQLKAKFKSLEALWNSVPGNAQDTASIWAAPTLSIPSGPLWPTDTTKTVFTLPTSDNGYATDTPNQESIVDESPLIPWDIDLISIEDNADDCSNKDKTEYNINWLDPFMEGSWCWSGIDSNLSTNLYCQKPQTDDCFFPVASNKTPLGVSKESRSSLKVNSLPEPDEDLLTSARTHFRPIKDDGHWADGTTFHVNNTVERVAYRRSESGNLLYLPGGESPYMEYRENDAVALSASTNLTLKFRVRQCDKSVQTEPVRSPVKRRILSEQDHFRYSPVGAEDAVLQDQENIDKDSFALDQLGWVQSSVSLHNDRKRRHSSSFGCQPLTTLRPLTL, from the exons ATGAGGAACCCAGCCTTGCATTTGGTCGGGATAGCGTCGTCCCCTGGAGGAGGTGAAGTCTTCGGCTCAAGGGCCGAGGAGGAGTTGCGCCAGTGGCTTGAGGCACGCTTGGACGCATTGGGGATTGACCCAATTGCGTACTCGCGATTTGTACTCAGCCTATTGCGCCGCCCCGACTCGGCCCTAAGTCCTCCAGAAGAGGCAATTGAGTTAGGTAGTGGCACAGGACGTCGCATACGTGCCCGACCTAAAGCAAAGCTGCCAACACATGGTGACGGGGAACAACGACAAGCTGTTGTGCAATGTCTGACAAGTGCTGCTGATGAT aaATACGGAGTAGATGCTCTAGTTGACGAATTGTGCATAAAACTAAAAGAGTTAGAAGGAGGAAACTCGTATAATGAAAGAGAAGAATCCAAAAAATCTCGTGACGAGCCCAAAACGAATTTAGATGCACTCACTCCTCGTGATAAAGCTCTGAGATATTACGCAGCATTTCCAGCCTTGCAATCTGTATCCATTAAAAAGACTTCTGCacagaaagataaaaatttcaccaacagcaacaataataaaaattacggaaataatttacataataaaaataatagcactcgcaataaaaaaactaaaatgtCTATC aatattgaATCGCAAAGATCAGAAGACAAGGAAAGCTTTGGATTTGCTAAATCAATGGaacgggaaagagaaaaagaactcGATAAGTTAAGATTAGCGCAATTAAAGGCAAAGTTTAAGAGCTTAGAAGCACTTTGGAACTCAGTACCAGGCAATGCACAGGACACAGCTTCAATATGGGCAGCTCCAACACTTTCCATTCCCTCTGGACCTCTATGGCCCACAGACACTACCAAAACAGTCTTCACCTTACCCACTTCAGATAATGGCTACGCTACTGACACCCCAAATCAAGAATCAATTGTTGACGAATCACCGCTTATCCCATGGGACATCGATCTAATCAGCATTGAAGATAATGCAGACGACTGTAGCAATAAAGATAAAACAG aatacaatataaattggTTGGATCCATTTATGGAAGGATCCTGGTGCTGGAGCGGAATTGACAGTAACTTATCTACAAACTTGTATTGTCAGAAACCTCAGACAGATGACTGCTTCTTTCCGGTAGCATCAAACAAGACTCCTCTTGGAGTTTCTAAGGAATCTCGTTCGAGTCTGAAAGTAAACAGCCTTCCAGAACCAGACGAGGATTTATTGACTTCCGCACGTACTCACTTTCGTCCTATAAAGGACGATGGTCATTGGGCAGATGGGACAACGTTTCACGTGAACAATACAGTGGAACGCGTTGCTTATCGCAGATCTGAGTcaggaaatttattatatcttccTGGCGGAGAAAGCCCTTATATGGAGTACCGGGAGAACGACGCGGTAGCTTTATCCGCGTCTACGAATTTAACGTTGAAGTTTCGGGTGCGCCAGTGCGATAAGAGCGTTCAAACTGAGCCCGTTCGATCTCCGGTCAAACGTCGCATTCTCTCCGAACAAGATCATTTTCGCTATTCGCCAGTCGGAGCTGAAGATGCCGTTTTACAAGATCAGGAAAATATCGATAAAGATTCTTTTGCTTTGGATCAACTTGGCTGGGTACAATCGAGTGTATCTCTGCACAATGATAGAAAAAG AAGGCACAGTAGCAGCTTCGGATGCCAGCCACTGACGACTTTGCGTCCGTTGACCTTGTGA